The Chitinimonas sp. BJYL2 genome segment GCTTGGCCACATTGACGGCACGCGTGGCGCCCATCTTCAGTGCCAGTTCCAGCCGGTAGTCGTTCACATCAGTGATCACCACATGGCGCGCACCCACATGGCGGCAGATGGCAGCAGCCATGATGCCGATCGGGCCCGCGCCGGTAATCAGCACGTCCTCGCCGACCAGATCAAAGCTCAGCGCTGTATGCGTGGCGTTGCCGAACGGATCGAGAATCGCGGCGATGTCGTCGGGGATGTCGTCGGGAATCTTGAAGGCGTTGAACGCCGGGATCACCAGATACTCGGCAAACGCACCGTCGCGGTTCACGCCCACGCCGGTGGTATTACGGCACAGATGCACGCGGCCGGCGCGGCAGTTGCGGCAGTAACCGCAGGTGATGTGGCCTTCACCCGAGACACGGTCACCAATCTTGTAGCCACGCACTTCCGAGCCCATGCCGACCACTTCGCCGACATATTCATGGCCCACATGCATGCCCACCGGGATCGTCTTCTGCGCCCAATCATCCCACTTCCAGATATGGATATCGGTGCCGCAGATCGCGGTTTTACGAATCTTGATCAGCAGATCGTTGTGACCAACCTCGGGCTTCTTGACGCGTTGCAGGGTCAGGCCCGGTGCGGCTTCAGCTTTTACCAATGCTTTCATGTTTTTCTGTCCTCTTCGACGCGGGTAAGTATCAGCCGCTTCAAATCAC includes the following:
- the tdh gene encoding L-threonine 3-dehydrogenase, whose protein sequence is MKALVKAEAAPGLTLQRVKKPEVGHNDLLIKIRKTAICGTDIHIWKWDDWAQKTIPVGMHVGHEYVGEVVGMGSEVRGYKIGDRVSGEGHITCGYCRNCRAGRVHLCRNTTGVGVNRDGAFAEYLVIPAFNAFKIPDDIPDDIAAILDPFGNATHTALSFDLVGEDVLITGAGPIGIMAAAICRHVGARHVVITDVNDYRLELALKMGATRAVNVAKQDLKAVMAELGMTEGFDVGLEMSGNPAAFRTMLDTMNHGGKIALLGIPPGDMAIDWNMVIFKGLIIKGIYGREMFETWYKMIAMLQSGLDLTPIITHRFGVDEYVTGFETMLSGQSGKVILDWAEVAA